TTGCCGATGTCGTGAAGGAAGAATCTTTAGAAGCCATCTCCCTGCTGAAGAAGATGGGAATAGCTACCTATATGATAACTGGAGATACCGCTGGGACGGCTGAGGCGATCGCAGAACAGGTAGGTATTGAAAATGTAATTGCCGAAGTAATGCCCGAAGACAAGGCAAAGAAAGTCTCTGTTCTTAAAGAAGAAGGCATGATCGTTATGATGGTTGGCGACGGCATCAATGATTCCCCTGCCCTTGCGGAAGCAGATATTGGCATTGCAGTAGGCTCGGGTACTGACATCGCTATTGAGGCAGCGGATGTTGTCCTCATGAGCGACAACCTGAAGAACATCCCCAAAGCGATCAGGTTATCAAGAGCAACCATAGGGAATATCAAACAAAACCTCTTCTGGGCCTTCTTCTATAACGTGATTGGCATTCCGGTGGCAGCAGGGCTTCTTTACGGAATAGCAGGCATAAAACTTAACCCGATGATCGCCGGCGCGGCGATGGCCTTCTCCAGTGTAAGTGTGGTCACTAACGCACTGCGATTGAAGAGAGTGAAAATCTAAAAAGGGAGGAAGAAAATGAAATTAGAAATCGAAGGAATGAGCTGCAATCACTGTAGAATGAGAGTGGAAAATGCATTGAAAGCTGTTGACGGAGTGGAAAAAGTAATAGTCGATCTTGACAATGGAACGGCAGAAGTCTTCTCAACGAAAGAGATCGAAAGGAACCTCCTGCGAGAAATCATTGAAGATGCCGGCTATGCTTTGAAAGGAATTGAAGAGTAATATGAATAGTCACTCGCATCACAAACACGATTCGGCTTTGAGAATCTTGAAAACAGCCAGAGGTCAAATAGAAGGTACAATAAAGATGATTGAGGATGATAGATACTGCATAGACATCTCAACTCAGCTCCTCGCCGTGATCTCGCTTCTTAAGAAGGCAAACACGACTGTCGTCAACAAACATATCGAAACGTGCATAAGAGAAGCTATTGATTCAGGAAATGTCGATGAAAAGATAGATGAACTGGAGACGCTTATGAAATACATCGAAAAGAGCCTCTAATCTACTGAAGGAGTCTTTTTTGGAGTTTTCACGTCATCTATTGAAAGCTCCGATAATTCCTTAAGCACCTCTTCTAGCTCATCGTCTTCAACACTCCAGAGATCTTCGATTCTTTGCTTCATCAGGGCGTCTCTCTCTTCGGAAGCTTTCATGTAGAGCATGAAGAGCTTCTTCCTGCGCGAATCCATCGAACCTATCTCTCTTAGAACATCGACCGTTACTTTCTTGTCCTCATCTATGAGG
This window of the Mesotoga sp. UBA6090 genome carries:
- a CDS encoding metal-sensing transcriptional repressor; this encodes MNSHSHHKHDSALRILKTARGQIEGTIKMIEDDRYCIDISTQLLAVISLLKKANTTVVNKHIETCIREAIDSGNVDEKIDELETLMKYIEKSL
- a CDS encoding heavy-metal-associated domain-containing protein — encoded protein: MKLEIEGMSCNHCRMRVENALKAVDGVEKVIVDLDNGTAEVFSTKEIERNLLREIIEDAGYALKGIEE